In a single window of the Caulobacter soli genome:
- a CDS encoding alpha/beta hydrolase, translating to MPDVILTGASGRIEGRYSPGKTDNAPIALILHPHPKAGGHMNHPVSVQLYHLFMKRGFATLRFNFRGVGRSQGEFDSGIGELADAATALDWLQSNNPAAAQTWVAGYSFGAYIGMQLLMRRPETDGFISVSPPTNMYDFSFLAPCPASGLILTGAADTVVPPVEVERVVSKLRTQKGIVIDYEVVDKATHFWAEHLPSVEKSVGEYLDKRLEANPIP from the coding sequence ATGCCTGACGTGATTTTGACCGGAGCTTCGGGCCGCATCGAGGGCCGCTATTCCCCGGGCAAGACCGACAACGCCCCGATCGCGCTGATCCTGCACCCGCACCCCAAGGCGGGCGGGCACATGAACCATCCGGTCTCGGTGCAACTGTACCACCTGTTCATGAAGCGTGGTTTCGCGACCCTGCGCTTCAACTTCCGCGGCGTGGGCCGCAGCCAGGGCGAATTCGACAGCGGTATCGGCGAGCTGGCCGACGCGGCCACGGCGCTGGACTGGCTGCAGTCGAACAATCCCGCCGCCGCCCAGACCTGGGTCGCCGGCTACAGCTTCGGCGCCTATATCGGCATGCAGCTGCTGATGCGCCGTCCGGAAACCGACGGCTTCATCTCGGTGTCGCCGCCGACCAACATGTACGACTTCAGCTTCCTGGCCCCCTGCCCGGCCTCCGGCCTGATCCTGACGGGGGCGGCCGACACCGTCGTGCCGCCGGTCGAGGTCGAGCGCGTGGTCTCCAAGCTGCGCACCCAGAAGGGCATCGTCATCGACTACGAAGTCGTCGACAAGGCCACCCACTTCTGGGCCGAGCACCTGCCGTCGGTCGAAAAGAGCGTCGGCGAGTATCTGGACAAGCGCCTGGAAGCCAACCCGATCCCGTAA
- a CDS encoding NAD(P)/FAD-dependent oxidoreductase, with protein sequence MHYDIVIVGGGAGGLELAARLGRKLGPKAGKERVLLIDRSSFHIWKPTLHEVAAGTLDAHQEGLSYSILGRSNHFSFLLGDLDTFDPVAKRLNLKPIVGEGGKVLVPERGVTFTWGVLAIGSGSNLFGTPGADQAHLLERTEDAEAFHTRLLAAFMKASFSAEKTMSVAIVGGGATGVELSAELIEAHRELLGSLGSEQRFRLDIAIVEAAPRILGGLPEKISDQATVALERKGVRVHTGAKVVAVHADRLETSLGEIPADLIVWAAGVKAAPTNTAYGLETNKTNQFVVNDRLETSAPDVWALGDCAAAPWAGKEGKIIPARAQAAHQQASYLAKALIARLGQRRIETPFVYRDFGSLVSLGENKGVGALMGGLGGPNFFIEGLIAKWAYISLHLDHHRAILGTPKTVVLALARLLQQRVAGRLKLH encoded by the coding sequence ATGCACTACGACATCGTGATCGTCGGCGGCGGGGCTGGCGGGCTGGAACTGGCGGCGCGGCTGGGGCGAAAGCTGGGGCCCAAGGCCGGCAAGGAACGGGTGCTGCTGATCGACCGGTCCAGCTTTCACATCTGGAAGCCGACCCTGCACGAGGTCGCGGCCGGCACGCTGGACGCCCACCAGGAGGGCCTGTCCTATTCGATCCTGGGCCGCAGCAACCATTTCAGCTTCCTGCTGGGCGACCTGGACACCTTCGACCCGGTCGCCAAGCGGCTGAACCTCAAGCCGATTGTCGGCGAAGGCGGCAAGGTGCTGGTCCCAGAGCGCGGCGTCACCTTCACCTGGGGCGTGCTGGCGATCGGCAGCGGCTCCAACCTGTTCGGCACGCCGGGCGCCGACCAGGCCCACCTGCTGGAGCGCACCGAGGACGCCGAGGCCTTCCACACCCGGCTGCTGGCCGCCTTCATGAAGGCCTCGTTCTCGGCCGAGAAGACCATGAGCGTGGCCATTGTCGGCGGCGGGGCCACCGGGGTCGAGCTGTCGGCCGAACTGATCGAGGCTCACCGCGAACTGCTCGGCAGCCTGGGCAGCGAGCAGCGCTTCCGCCTGGACATCGCCATCGTCGAGGCCGCCCCGCGCATCCTGGGCGGCCTGCCCGAGAAGATCTCCGACCAGGCGACCGTGGCCCTGGAGCGCAAGGGGGTGCGGGTTCACACCGGAGCCAAGGTGGTGGCCGTCCACGCCGACCGGCTGGAGACCAGCCTGGGCGAGATCCCCGCCGACCTGATCGTCTGGGCCGCGGGCGTGAAGGCCGCGCCGACCAACACCGCCTATGGCCTGGAGACCAACAAGACCAACCAGTTCGTGGTCAACGACCGGCTGGAGACCTCGGCCCCCGACGTCTGGGCGCTGGGCGACTGCGCCGCCGCGCCCTGGGCTGGGAAGGAAGGCAAGATCATCCCGGCCCGCGCCCAGGCCGCCCACCAGCAGGCCAGCTACCTGGCCAAGGCCCTGATCGCCCGCCTGGGCCAGCGCCGGATCGAGACGCCGTTCGTTTACAGGGACTTCGGCTCGCTGGTGTCGCTGGGCGAGAACAAGGGCGTCGGCGCCCTGATGGGCGGGCTGGGCGGCCCGAACTTCTTCATCGAGGGCCTGATCGCCAAGTGGGCCTACATCTCGCTGCACCTGGACCACCATCGGGCGATCCTGGGCACGCCGAAAACGGTGGTCCTGGCCCTGGCGCGGCTGCTGCAACAACGGGTGGCGGGGCGGCTGAAGCTGCATTGA